The Cloeon dipterum chromosome X, ieCloDipt1.1, whole genome shotgun sequence genome includes a window with the following:
- the LOC135946302 gene encoding rho GTPase-activating protein 45-like isoform X2 — MTEAASRGTAAGLQRLSSSSGVSGMSSVRSMSVASISSEGSSESHGVEQEEISALTHDVRAFKEALALLKTVFHHSDRDLQDNVRTMAHDRLGEVLRILRVVLEKHHSLQNTELLMAAGALIQQVKGHDYEDDKASTKDFFDAIDKLALAFSSRVSEYLMGDLDAANVPFTSGGAVTGKTKSYETLTGRAASVRGRSAGADEAATAATEHESELLRAEHSVEALLRRAKLCAKYLKDVLAYVEKRTHLELEYAKNLSKLALTVKPLICEESHLPLQGVFCHALDNDSDNCNAFLDTGSLILGAKFMEPMRARRSEHERRRKQLKEQWQRELRRMQEADGAKRKAYAIFAQRQQAARAAVELDARPERRRKVDDDAIQKAFEAESTYKKASLDVETQARHLHKVKAEVLHSLQALLLQYDQTIKAATMNFFQLQHNQSSITPIQFQRLYESSNQYEPGQQYHEFVKRFCALASQKHALQSSASLSNVMDAAADPDIFVQGPGRGPFLVRHAWPSLRGKQAAGSDSDSSHSGGKSREPSPVLNSPTMPHSSGDELDGRNAAEPAADTLLNDMSAAALTHKFRAADASRGELRCPECDCVVYPSALQCVKCGIGCHKECLSKLSAHCLPARLALSKGIFGKDLSQHLQETGCAVPLVITKCVEEIERSALTIKGIYRISGVKSKVEKLVEEFESVLDLVDLSRANCHVVASVLKLYLRQLPVPLLTFELYPSFLKLAREWSPGAEGGVSELDALVHRLPADNLACLRFLMRHLSHVAAHAQDNQMPAANLGIVFGPTLLRTPGGHASLGCLADTVHQTRAVELLVAHAGVLFGAAHDASECPSTLAPDMPTLLPGFIPERPGEGPPEHHSARDDIIFGFGSDDEIADVFLPDFSDLDPNSPVLRRNLKHSASAKIIKCSLRDYKGLEGATAESKTNASLDVAEPSAHLNLRKSKSASDHQSKGGRVLRKESLAGDSDVESSSHLGSSLESSSLRDEMERRHLQHLHHVTASSSVEDSETEESTKTPLKASKEGRVKASSLSSGSLIHSTKHHISVVTSHFVHRKASKASAVIVGPPLMAMPKKAEKVLGETIVHKITMLDDTDQAKHDQAK; from the exons ATGACGGAGGCGGCGAGTCGGGGCACGGCGGCGGGTCTGCAGCGGTTGTCGTCGTCATCAGGCGTGTCGGGTATGTCGTCGGTGCGGTCCATGTCGGTGGCCAGCATCAGCTCCGAGGGCAGCTCCGAGAGCCATGGCGTCGAGCAGGAGGAGATCTCGGCGCTGACGCACGACGTGCGTGCCTTCAAGGAGGCCCTTGCGCTCCTCAAAACCGTCTTTCACCACTCCGACAGAG aCCTGCAGGACAACGTGCGGACCATGGCCCACGACAGGCTGGGCGAGGTGTTGCGCATCCTGAGGGTGGTGCTCGAAAAGCACCACTCGTTGCAGAACACGGAGCTGCTGATGGCGGCCGGCGCCCTCATCCAGCAAGTCAAAG GCCACGACTACGAGGACGACAAGGCGAGCACAAAGGACTTCTTTGACGCCATCGACAAACTCGCCCTTGCTTTCAGCAGcag GGTGTCCGAGTACCTGATGGGCGACCTAGATGCAGCGAACGTGCCCTTCACGAGCGGCGGCGCCGTCACCGGGAAGACCAAGTCCTACGAGACGCTGACGGGCAGGGCAGCGTCGGTGCGCGGCCGCTCGGCCGGCGCCGACGAGGCGGCCACCGCGGCCACCGAGCACGAGTCAGAGCTGCTGCGGGCCGAGCACTCGGTTGAGGCGTTGCTGCGCAGAGCCAAACTGTGCGCCAAGTACCTCAAGGACGTGCTCGCCTACGTCGAGAAGCGCACGCACCTCGAGCTCGAGTATGCCAAGAACCTGTCCAAACTGGCACTCACCGTCAAGCCACTCATCTGCGAGGAG AGCCACTTGCCGCTGCAAGGCGTCTTCTGTCACGCTTTGGACAACGATTCGGACAACTGCAACGCGTTCCTGGACACCGGTTCGCTGATTCTGGGTGCCAAGTTCATGGAG CCGATGCGGGCGCGTCGCTCGGAGCACGAGCGGCGGCGCAAGCAGCTCAAGGAGCAGTGGCAGCGTGAACTGCGTCGCATGCAAGAGGCGGATGGCGCGAAACGCAAGGCCTATGCCATCTTCGCGCAGCGCCAGCAGGCGGCCAGGGCGGCCGTCGAGCTCGACGCCAGGCCTGAGAGGCGTCGCAAGGTCGACGACGACGCTATTCAAAAG GCTTTTGAGGCGGAGAGCACCTACAAAAAGGCGAGCTTAGACGTGGAGACGCAAGCCCGCCACCTGCACAAAGTCAAAGCTGAAGTGCTGCATAGTCTGCAGGCGCTTTTGCTGCAGTACGACCAGACCATCAAGGCTGCCACTATGAACTTTTTCCAACTGCAACACAACCAAAGCTCCATCACACCCATCCAG TTCCAAAGATTGTACGAAAGCAGCAACCAATATGAGCCAGGTCAGCAATACCACGAGTTTGTGAAACGATTCTGTGCGCTGGCCAGCCAGAAGCACGCGCTGCAGAGCTCGGCCAGCCTTTCCAACGTAATGGACGCGGCTGCTGATCCAGACATTTTCGTACAAG GGCCAGGTCGGGGGCCGTTCCTAGTGCGGCACGCGTGGCCCAGCCTGCGCGGCAAGCAAGCGGCTGGCAGCGACTCGGACAGCAGCCACAGCGGCGGCAAGAGCCGCGAGCCGTCACCGGTGCTCAACTCGCCAACAATGCCGCACTCGTCGGGCGACGAGCTGGACGGCAGGAACGCCGCCGAGCCGGCTGCCGACACTCTGCTGAACGACATGTCCGCGGCCGCCCTCACACACAAGTTCCGTGCTGCCGACGCCAGCAGGGGCGAGCTGCGGTGTCCTGAGTGCGACTGTGTCGTCTACCCCAGCGCTCTGCAGTGCGTCAAG TGTGGCATCGGTTGCCACAAAGAATGTCTGAGCAAACTGTCGGCTCACTGTCTGCCGGCCAGGTTGGCCCTGAGCAAAGGCATCTTCGGCAAGGATTTGAGCCAGCATCTGCAGGAGACGGGCTGTGCCGTGCCGCTAGTCATCACAAAATGCGTCGAGGAAATCGAAAGGTCAGCCCTGACCATCAAG GGTATTTACCGTATCTCCGGCGTAAAGTCGAAAGTGGAGAAGCTCGTCGAGGAGTTTGAGAGCGTGCTCGACTTGGTTGACCTGTCACGCGCCAACTGCCACGTGGTGGCGAGCGTGCTTAAGCTCTACCTGCGCCAGCTGCCTGTCCCCTTGCTCACCTTTGAACTCTATCCTAGTTTCCTCAA GTTAGCCCGCGAGTGGTCGCCAGGAGCCGAGGGCGGCGTATCCGAGCTGGACGCCCTGGTACACCGGCTGCCGGCCGACAACCTGGCGTGTCTGCGCTTCCTGATGCGCCACCTGAGCCACGTGGCCGCTCACGCGCAGGACAACCAGATGCCGGCGGCCAACCTGGGCATCGTGTTTGGACCGACCCTGCTGCGCACCCCCGGCGGCCACGCCTCACTCGGCTGTTTGGCCGACACGGTGCACCAGACGCGCGCCGTCGAGCTGCTGGTGGCCCACGCCGGCGTCCTCTTCGGCGCCGCACACGACGCCTCCGAATGCCCCAGCACCCTAGCCCCGGACATGCCCACCCTCCTGCCAGGATTCATCCCTGAAAGACCCGGAGAAGGACCACCTGAACACCACTCGGCCCGAG ACGACATCATTTTCGGTTTTGGTTCCGATGATGAAATTGCGGACGTATTCCTACCCGACTTCTCAGACCTGGACCCAAACTCTCCGGTGCTGAGGCGCAACCTGAAGCACTCGGCCTCTGCCAAAATTATTAAGTGCTCCTTGAGAGATTACAAAGGATTGGAAGGC GCGACTGCCGAGAGCAAAACAAACGCAAGTTTGGACGTGGCCGAGCCGTCGGCGCACCTGAACCTACGCAAAAGCAAAAGCGCCTCGGACCACCAGTCCAAGGGTGGACGCGTCCTGCGCAAGGAGAGTTTGGCCGGCGACTCGGACGTCGAGTCGTCGTCGCACCTGGGCAGCTCGCTCGAGAGCTCTAGTCTGCGCGACGAAATGGAGCGACGCCACCTGCAGCACCTACACCACGTGACCGCCTCCTCCTCGGTCGAGGACAGCGAGACCGAGGAATCAACCAAGACGCCGCTCAAGGCCTCCAAAG AGGGTCGCGTGAAGGCATCGTCCTTGTCGAGCGGCAGTCTGATTCACTCGACCAAGCACCACATCAGCGTGGTCACCAGTCACTTCGTGCACCGCAAGGCGTCCAAGGCGTCGGCCGTGATCGTCGGCCCGCCTCTGATGGCGATGCCAAAGAAGGCCGAGAAGGTGCTCGGCGAGACGATCGTGCACAAGATCACGATGCTGGACGACACCGACCAGGCCAAGCACGACCAGGCCAAATAA
- the LOC135946302 gene encoding rho GTPase-activating protein 45-like isoform X1, with protein MTEAASRGTAAGLQRLSSSSGVSGMSSVRSMSVASISSEGSSESHGVEQEEISALTHDVRAFKEALALLKTVFHHSDRDLQDNVRTMAHDRLGEVLRILRVVLEKHHSLQNTELLMAAGALIQQVKGHDYEDDKASTKDFFDAIDKLALAFSSRVSEYLMGDLDAANVPFTSGGAVTGKTKSYETLTGRAASVRGRSAGADEAATAATEHESELLRAEHSVEALLRRAKLCAKYLKDVLAYVEKRTHLELEYAKNLSKLALTVKPLICEESHLPLQGVFCHALDNDSDNCNAFLDTGSLILGAKFMEPMRARRSEHERRRKQLKEQWQRELRRMQEADGAKRKAYAIFAQRQQAARAAVELDARPERRRKVDDDAIQKAFEAESTYKKASLDVETQARHLHKVKAEVLHSLQALLLQYDQTIKAATMNFFQLQHNQSSITPIQFQRLYESSNQYEPGQQYHEFVKRFCALASQKHALQSSASLSNVMDAAADPDIFVQGPGRGPFLVRHAWPSLRGKQAAGSDSDSSHSGGKSREPSPVLNSPTMPHSSGDELDGRNAAEPAADTLLNDMSAAALTHKFRAADASRGELRCPECDCVVYPSALQCVKCGIGCHKECLSKLSAHCLPARLALSKGIFGKDLSQHLQETGCAVPLVITKCVEEIERSALTIKGIYRISGVKSKVEKLVEEFESVLDLVDLSRANCHVVASVLKLYLRQLPVPLLTFELYPSFLKLAREWSPGAEGGVSELDALVHRLPADNLACLRFLMRHLSHVAAHAQDNQMPAANLGIVFGPTLLRTPGGHASLGCLADTVHQTRAVELLVAHAGVLFGAAHDASECPSTLAPDMPTLLPGFIPERPGEGPPEHHSARDDIIFGFGSDDEIADVFLPDFSDLDPNSPVLRRNLKHSASAKIIKCSLRDYKGLEGATAESKTNASLDVAEPSAHLNLRKSKSASDHQSKGGRVLRKESLAGDSDVESSSHLGSSLESSSLRDEMERRHLQHLHHVTASSSVEDSETEESTKTPLKASKVAFSEGRVKASSLSSGSLIHSTKHHISVVTSHFVHRKASKASAVIVGPPLMAMPKKAEKVLGETIVHKITMLDDTDQAKHDQAK; from the exons ATGACGGAGGCGGCGAGTCGGGGCACGGCGGCGGGTCTGCAGCGGTTGTCGTCGTCATCAGGCGTGTCGGGTATGTCGTCGGTGCGGTCCATGTCGGTGGCCAGCATCAGCTCCGAGGGCAGCTCCGAGAGCCATGGCGTCGAGCAGGAGGAGATCTCGGCGCTGACGCACGACGTGCGTGCCTTCAAGGAGGCCCTTGCGCTCCTCAAAACCGTCTTTCACCACTCCGACAGAG aCCTGCAGGACAACGTGCGGACCATGGCCCACGACAGGCTGGGCGAGGTGTTGCGCATCCTGAGGGTGGTGCTCGAAAAGCACCACTCGTTGCAGAACACGGAGCTGCTGATGGCGGCCGGCGCCCTCATCCAGCAAGTCAAAG GCCACGACTACGAGGACGACAAGGCGAGCACAAAGGACTTCTTTGACGCCATCGACAAACTCGCCCTTGCTTTCAGCAGcag GGTGTCCGAGTACCTGATGGGCGACCTAGATGCAGCGAACGTGCCCTTCACGAGCGGCGGCGCCGTCACCGGGAAGACCAAGTCCTACGAGACGCTGACGGGCAGGGCAGCGTCGGTGCGCGGCCGCTCGGCCGGCGCCGACGAGGCGGCCACCGCGGCCACCGAGCACGAGTCAGAGCTGCTGCGGGCCGAGCACTCGGTTGAGGCGTTGCTGCGCAGAGCCAAACTGTGCGCCAAGTACCTCAAGGACGTGCTCGCCTACGTCGAGAAGCGCACGCACCTCGAGCTCGAGTATGCCAAGAACCTGTCCAAACTGGCACTCACCGTCAAGCCACTCATCTGCGAGGAG AGCCACTTGCCGCTGCAAGGCGTCTTCTGTCACGCTTTGGACAACGATTCGGACAACTGCAACGCGTTCCTGGACACCGGTTCGCTGATTCTGGGTGCCAAGTTCATGGAG CCGATGCGGGCGCGTCGCTCGGAGCACGAGCGGCGGCGCAAGCAGCTCAAGGAGCAGTGGCAGCGTGAACTGCGTCGCATGCAAGAGGCGGATGGCGCGAAACGCAAGGCCTATGCCATCTTCGCGCAGCGCCAGCAGGCGGCCAGGGCGGCCGTCGAGCTCGACGCCAGGCCTGAGAGGCGTCGCAAGGTCGACGACGACGCTATTCAAAAG GCTTTTGAGGCGGAGAGCACCTACAAAAAGGCGAGCTTAGACGTGGAGACGCAAGCCCGCCACCTGCACAAAGTCAAAGCTGAAGTGCTGCATAGTCTGCAGGCGCTTTTGCTGCAGTACGACCAGACCATCAAGGCTGCCACTATGAACTTTTTCCAACTGCAACACAACCAAAGCTCCATCACACCCATCCAG TTCCAAAGATTGTACGAAAGCAGCAACCAATATGAGCCAGGTCAGCAATACCACGAGTTTGTGAAACGATTCTGTGCGCTGGCCAGCCAGAAGCACGCGCTGCAGAGCTCGGCCAGCCTTTCCAACGTAATGGACGCGGCTGCTGATCCAGACATTTTCGTACAAG GGCCAGGTCGGGGGCCGTTCCTAGTGCGGCACGCGTGGCCCAGCCTGCGCGGCAAGCAAGCGGCTGGCAGCGACTCGGACAGCAGCCACAGCGGCGGCAAGAGCCGCGAGCCGTCACCGGTGCTCAACTCGCCAACAATGCCGCACTCGTCGGGCGACGAGCTGGACGGCAGGAACGCCGCCGAGCCGGCTGCCGACACTCTGCTGAACGACATGTCCGCGGCCGCCCTCACACACAAGTTCCGTGCTGCCGACGCCAGCAGGGGCGAGCTGCGGTGTCCTGAGTGCGACTGTGTCGTCTACCCCAGCGCTCTGCAGTGCGTCAAG TGTGGCATCGGTTGCCACAAAGAATGTCTGAGCAAACTGTCGGCTCACTGTCTGCCGGCCAGGTTGGCCCTGAGCAAAGGCATCTTCGGCAAGGATTTGAGCCAGCATCTGCAGGAGACGGGCTGTGCCGTGCCGCTAGTCATCACAAAATGCGTCGAGGAAATCGAAAGGTCAGCCCTGACCATCAAG GGTATTTACCGTATCTCCGGCGTAAAGTCGAAAGTGGAGAAGCTCGTCGAGGAGTTTGAGAGCGTGCTCGACTTGGTTGACCTGTCACGCGCCAACTGCCACGTGGTGGCGAGCGTGCTTAAGCTCTACCTGCGCCAGCTGCCTGTCCCCTTGCTCACCTTTGAACTCTATCCTAGTTTCCTCAA GTTAGCCCGCGAGTGGTCGCCAGGAGCCGAGGGCGGCGTATCCGAGCTGGACGCCCTGGTACACCGGCTGCCGGCCGACAACCTGGCGTGTCTGCGCTTCCTGATGCGCCACCTGAGCCACGTGGCCGCTCACGCGCAGGACAACCAGATGCCGGCGGCCAACCTGGGCATCGTGTTTGGACCGACCCTGCTGCGCACCCCCGGCGGCCACGCCTCACTCGGCTGTTTGGCCGACACGGTGCACCAGACGCGCGCCGTCGAGCTGCTGGTGGCCCACGCCGGCGTCCTCTTCGGCGCCGCACACGACGCCTCCGAATGCCCCAGCACCCTAGCCCCGGACATGCCCACCCTCCTGCCAGGATTCATCCCTGAAAGACCCGGAGAAGGACCACCTGAACACCACTCGGCCCGAG ACGACATCATTTTCGGTTTTGGTTCCGATGATGAAATTGCGGACGTATTCCTACCCGACTTCTCAGACCTGGACCCAAACTCTCCGGTGCTGAGGCGCAACCTGAAGCACTCGGCCTCTGCCAAAATTATTAAGTGCTCCTTGAGAGATTACAAAGGATTGGAAGGC GCGACTGCCGAGAGCAAAACAAACGCAAGTTTGGACGTGGCCGAGCCGTCGGCGCACCTGAACCTACGCAAAAGCAAAAGCGCCTCGGACCACCAGTCCAAGGGTGGACGCGTCCTGCGCAAGGAGAGTTTGGCCGGCGACTCGGACGTCGAGTCGTCGTCGCACCTGGGCAGCTCGCTCGAGAGCTCTAGTCTGCGCGACGAAATGGAGCGACGCCACCTGCAGCACCTACACCACGTGACCGCCTCCTCCTCGGTCGAGGACAGCGAGACCGAGGAATCAACCAAGACGCCGCTCAAGGCCTCCAAAG TCGCATTTTCAGAGGGTCGCGTGAAGGCATCGTCCTTGTCGAGCGGCAGTCTGATTCACTCGACCAAGCACCACATCAGCGTGGTCACCAGTCACTTCGTGCACCGCAAGGCGTCCAAGGCGTCGGCCGTGATCGTCGGCCCGCCTCTGATGGCGATGCCAAAGAAGGCCGAGAAGGTGCTCGGCGAGACGATCGTGCACAAGATCACGATGCTGGACGACACCGACCAGGCCAAGCACGACCAGGCCAAATAA